In Armatimonadota bacterium, the DNA window GACCAGGAGAGAGCTCCTTCGGAGATCGCGCCATCTTTCCCGGCTTTGTGTCGTGGAAGAAGTTCAGCTCGGCCAAGACTTGGGACAGGCACTCCACAGATTTCTTGAGTTGCACGACCTTCGCTGGCGCCTCCTTCAGCGTAAATCCCTCTTGGCCGATCAGCGCCTCCGCAACTTCTACCGCGAGGTGGCTCAACTTCTTCACGAGCGTGGCTGGCTCCGGCTTTCCTTCCTGCGGTCGGAAACCGGCTACATCGCGGCTGACCTCGTCTTCTGGTGCAACGGACGGGCGTACGCTCGCCAGTGTGGCCTCGACATCTCCGGGGCCTGGACCCGGTACTCGCCCGGATTGGTCCTTGCTTTGAAGAATATAGAATGGGCGATTCAGGCGGGCCTGCGTGAGTTCAGGCTCGGCCCCGGCGATGAACCGTACAAGCGGAACTTCGCGCCGGAGGTCATGCCGACCAGCAACTACCGGATAGTGTCACGCGCTCTGAAGACACGGGCCAAACTGCTCTTCGATTTCCTGATCCAGCATACACGAAAAGTCGCTGGGACTGTTGTCGCACCCGGACTGACCACCAGAACCATTCTGTCGAATCTGGGCGTCGTCACGACCAGGCCGAGCGCTCACCGCTGGGCACGGGGTGGGTCGCCGGATGCCGGGTGAGCAGACTGCTGATCATTATCTGACCAAGGATCGGCAGGGCCGCTGCCCCGTGGAGGAGCCTGCGGGCCACGCCACGCATGGTGCTGTCCGCGTTGTCCGTGCCGGGACCCCGCGCCACGGACTGGAGAATCAGCCCGGGCACCCTCTCCACACGGTCCACCACGAGGCAGGCGGCCAGAGGCGCTATACGAGAGTAAGGGCGGGCGAACTGGTCCGTCGATGCCCGAGCCGCCATGCTCCACTGCACCCGCTGGAGGTAGTTCTCCGGTCGAGCGAAGGTCCGCACGGC includes these proteins:
- a CDS encoding GNAT family N-acetyltransferase translates to MSLSLRIIDQVEDLEGLRGPWDELASCTNAGLYQTWEWTFASARYHMATGRLHILTAWDGTRLVGVAPFVWRPHRRKLVTTCDLHPLDATHPETIELLVAEEYSSTAAEAFADHLTKQGCWDRLHIHSVPPDSIATEHFLCSMARRGHAISQEPGRSLLVVRLPSSFDEYLGRLQGKTRRELLRRSRHLSRLCVVEEVQLGQDLGQALHRFLELHDLRWRLLQRKSLLADQRLRNFYREVAQLLHERGWLRLSFLRSETGYIAADLVFWCNGRAYARQCGLDISGAWTRYSPGLVLALKNIEWAIQAGLREFRLGPGDEPYKRNFAPEVMPTSNYRIVSRALKTRAKLLFDFLIQHTRKVAGTVVAPGLTTRTILSNLGVVTTRPSAHRWARGGSPDAG